A genomic region of Staphylococcus roterodami contains the following coding sequences:
- a CDS encoding type II toxin-antitoxin system PemK/MazF family toxin, giving the protein MIRRGDVYLADLSPVQGSEQGGVRPVVIIQNDTGNKYSPTVIVAAITGRINKAKIPTHVEIEKKKYKLDKDSVILLEQIRTLDKKRLKEKLTYLSDNKMKEVDNALMISLGLNTMAHQKN; this is encoded by the coding sequence ATGATTAGACGAGGAGATGTTTATTTAGCAGATTTATCACCAGTACAGGGATCTGAACAAGGGGGAGTCAGACCTGTTGTCATAATTCAAAATGACACTGGTAATAAATATAGTCCTACAGTTATTGTTGCGGCAATAACTGGTAGGATTAATAAAGCCAAAATACCAACCCATGTAGAGATTGAAAAGAAAAAATATAAACTGGATAAAGATTCAGTAATATTATTAGAACAAATTCGTACACTTGATAAAAAACGTTTAAAAGAAAAGCTGACGTACTTATCAGACAACAAAATGAAAGAAGTAGATAATGCACTAATGATTAGT
- the mazE gene encoding type II toxin-antitoxin system antitoxin MazE: protein MLSFSQNRSHSLEQSLKEGYSQMADLNLSLANEAFPIECEACDCNETYLSSNSTNE, encoded by the coding sequence ATGTTATCTTTTAGTCAAAATAGAAGTCATAGCTTAGAACAATCTTTAAAAGAAGGATATTCACAAATGGCTGATTTAAATCTCTCCCTAGCGAACGAAGCTTTTCCAATAGAGTGTGAAGCATGCGATTGCAACGAAACATATTTATCTTCTAACTCAACGAATGAATGA